A genomic segment from Geitlerinema sp. PCC 7407 encodes:
- a CDS encoding isoprenyl transferase: MTTKPTVLKELPADLKRDRLPRHVAVIMDGNGRWAKRRGLPRIMGHPRGVDSLREAVRCCDDWGIQALTVYAFSTENWNRPQQEVMLIMTLIEQFLRRELPEMMERDIRLKLMGNLSALPASLQAAMEQSMNATSNNRGMQFTVATNYGGRQEILQACRTIAHQVQQGALSPDEIDESVFERHLYTASICDPDLLIRTSGEMRISNFLLWQVAYSEIYITETLWPDFNRDELRRALLAYQQRERRFGKV, from the coding sequence ATGACTACAAAGCCGACTGTCTTGAAAGAGTTACCTGCTGATTTGAAGCGCGATCGCCTGCCGAGACACGTCGCTGTCATCATGGATGGCAATGGACGCTGGGCGAAACGGCGCGGCCTGCCGCGGATCATGGGGCATCCTCGGGGGGTAGACTCTCTGCGAGAAGCGGTGCGCTGCTGTGATGACTGGGGCATTCAGGCGCTGACGGTGTATGCGTTCTCGACGGAGAACTGGAACCGCCCGCAGCAAGAGGTGATGCTGATCATGACGCTCATCGAGCAGTTTCTGCGCCGAGAGCTGCCGGAGATGATGGAGCGGGACATTCGCCTGAAGCTGATGGGGAATCTCAGTGCGCTGCCGGCGTCGCTGCAAGCGGCGATGGAGCAGTCGATGAATGCGACGAGCAACAATCGCGGGATGCAGTTTACGGTGGCGACGAACTATGGCGGTCGCCAGGAGATTCTCCAGGCCTGCCGGACGATCGCCCATCAGGTGCAGCAAGGGGCCTTGAGCCCCGATGAGATTGATGAGTCGGTGTTTGAGCGCCACTTGTACACTGCTAGCATCTGCGACCCGGATCTGCTGATTCGCACGAGTGGCGAGATGCGCATCAGTAATTTTCTGCTGTGGCAGGTCGCCTATTCCGAGATTTACATCACGGAGACGCTGTGGCCGGATTTCAATCGTGATGAGCTGCGACGCGCCTTGCTGGCGTACCAGCAGCGGGA